The sequence TAAAAATATTCGAAGCTGCCTTTTGCCGCGTTATACCAACCGAAGCCACCACCTTTTAAGCTGGCCCAAACCACACCGTTATTATCCTCAAAAACCCTGAAGCGATCGCCATTGGCATTGTATTTAGCATCGTTAACCTGGGTAAACCAATGTAAAGAGCCATCGCCGGGGGCGTACCTGATGATACCACCTTTGTCGGGTGCCACCCATAAATTACCGCTCTTATCCTCGTACATGGATGATAACCCACCCGCATTACAATTTACGCGGGAACTTACCCTCCCTCCTGTAATATCCACCGTCAAAATTTCTCCCGATGCGGTAGTGCCATATAATACCCGGCGCGATTTGGAGCGTAACAACCTGTTTAATCCGCCCGGAGTTATATTTATTGATGTTAGCCGGCCGGTTTTCTTTTGATAAGTGATGAGCTGCCCCTGCGATGTTGAAAAATACAGGTATTGGTCATCGCCCGCTGCCGACCGGAAATCGCCCGGGCCGACGATGCGCTTATCTAATAATTGAGATCGGTAAACGCCGGGACCTGTATGCTTTATAAACGCCAGCCCGGCAGGTGTACCTATCCAAATGTTGCCAGCATCGTCCTGGTGATAAAAGCTGACGGTGTTGGAGGGCAGTTGATGAGCGGCATCACCCTCTTTTGTATAAAATGTAAAATGATTTAAAGTGGTGTCGTTTTTGGGGAACAGTACCAGGCCCTTGCCTTTACTAACCAGCCAAACATCCCCGCTTTGGGTTTCAAATATCTTTTCGAACAGCAATTGCTTGTGGCCTGCAGAAGTTAACTTATCGGCAACCAGCTCAAAGTGCTCTGTCCGTTTATCAAAGCGGTAAATATTATTATCGTAACCCTTCAGCCATAAATGATTGGTTTGATCTTCAACGATCTGATCGATACGGTCGTTTTTAAACCGCGACATATCGCCCGGTGCGGATTTGTAGGACACAAAATGATGCCCGTCGAAACGGTTGATCCCATCCCAGGTGCCAAACCACATAAACCCTTCGTGGTCTTTTACAATGCAGGTAACGCCATCGTGCGAAAGGCCATCTTCGGTTGAATAATGTTCAATTTTGCATTTAAGCTGTCCGTATACCCCAGCAGGCACGCAGGCCAGCAATATAAAGGATAAAAATAAGGTTAAACGGCTAACTGACATTAAGAAACTCCAATTTAAGCAATCGATTGAGTAGATAAAGGTAATGAAATATCGCCCTCCGGCACGAATAAACTTGCGGAATCAGCTATTTAAAATAAGTTCCCGGCTAACGCGATATTCTTCTTTATCGCAATAGCAAAAAACAACAACATCATTTATATTCGTAGCATGATAGGAATGTCTTTGCTGGTTCGCCTGGCTTTATTGCTGCCCCCTAATGTACCGCAGATACCGGTATTGTGTTACCACCAGATACGCGACTGGCGACCAAAAGACCGTACCGCCGACAAAGCATATATCATGCCGCCGGCTACTTTTCGCCTGCACATGAAAATGCTGGCCGACAGTGGTTACCATGCCATATTGCCCGATGAATTGTACGCCCACCTCACCAAAGGCACACCGCTCCCCTCAAAGCCTGTAATGCTCACCTTCGACGATACCGATGGCGACCAATATAGCATAGCAAGGCCCGAAATGGCCAAATACGGCTTTAAGGGCGTATACTTTATTGTTTTTAACAACATCAACAAAAACAAGTATTACATGAGCCGCGCGCAGATACGCCAGTTATCGGACGAAGGGCATGTGATTGCCTGCCATACGCTTACCCATCCCAATATCCGCAAATTAAAAGGGAGCGACTGGGCCGCGGAACTGGATGTGCCCGCGCGAAAACTGGAACTGCTGACCGGTAAACCGGTACGCTACTTTGCCTATCCCTTTGGCATTTGGGATCAGCAGATATTGCCCGAACTTTCGCGTTATGGCTACCTGGCCGCCTTTCAACTGGATGAGCCGCGGGATAGCGCCAAGCCGCTGCTCACCGTGCGCCGGGTGATTGATGATGGCCGCTGGGACACCTCTACGCTCGACCGCTATCTTAAACATGGCTTTGGCCATAAATAGCCCGGTTTTTTTATTTGTCGCAATTACCCCTTTAACTGGCGCATACCTACCGCACAGTTCATTACAACATTGCCGAGATTTACATCATAACAAAACCATTTCAACGGCAATGTTTTTAATAATCAAAAAGGGAGGACAATTATTATGAGAAGAATCATCGTTTTATCATTCATCACCTTAGATGGTGTAATGCAGGCACCGGGCGGCCCTGAAGAAGATCCGTCGGAAGGTTTTAAATACGGCGGCTGGGTTGCACCCTACGGCGACGAATCATCGGGCGAGACCATGCAAAAGATATTGGAACCCGCCGACCTGCTTTTGGGCCGGAAAACATTTGATATTTGGGAGAACTACTGGCCACAACACGCCGAACAATGGCCGGGTGTAAACGAGGTTACCAAATATGTTTTGTCTGGCACCCGGACCGATTCAAGCTGGAACAACTGCGTATTCCTTTCCGGTGTGGAGGATATCGAAAAACTTAAAAACTCAGCTGGATCGGACATTAAGATCTGGGGTAGCAGCAAAGTGGTTCAGTTACTGTTGCAGCATCATATGGTCGATGAGTTTTGGCTGATGATCCACCCGGTAGTTTTGGGTAAAGGGAAAAGATTGTTTGATGATGGTTCGATGCCCGCTTCGTTCAAACTTGCCGAAAGTACCATTACCTCAACTGGTGTTATTATGGCCAATTACAAACTGGCCGGTGAAGTAAAAACTGGCACTATAGGTGCTTAACCATAAACCACAATAAAAAACGCCCGGGGTATTTTGATCTCAGGCGTTTTTGTTTGGGATGCTTTTCCTGTTGATGA comes from Mucilaginibacter mali and encodes:
- a CDS encoding polysaccharide deacetylase family protein; this encodes MIGMSLLVRLALLLPPNVPQIPVLCYHQIRDWRPKDRTADKAYIMPPATFRLHMKMLADSGYHAILPDELYAHLTKGTPLPSKPVMLTFDDTDGDQYSIARPEMAKYGFKGVYFIVFNNINKNKYYMSRAQIRQLSDEGHVIACHTLTHPNIRKLKGSDWAAELDVPARKLELLTGKPVRYFAYPFGIWDQQILPELSRYGYLAAFQLDEPRDSAKPLLTVRRVIDDGRWDTSTLDRYLKHGFGHK
- a CDS encoding dihydrofolate reductase family protein, producing MRRIIVLSFITLDGVMQAPGGPEEDPSEGFKYGGWVAPYGDESSGETMQKILEPADLLLGRKTFDIWENYWPQHAEQWPGVNEVTKYVLSGTRTDSSWNNCVFLSGVEDIEKLKNSAGSDIKIWGSSKVVQLLLQHHMVDEFWLMIHPVVLGKGKRLFDDGSMPASFKLAESTITSTGVIMANYKLAGEVKTGTIGA